The window cagttaataataattgacaaaACTGAATACCTACTTGACAGTGGATTATAATCtacatacaaaactaaaaatgaCGTGATAAACGAGTAAGCATAATTAGTACCTATAGTAGAGTTCGGCCTGTAAAAAATGAACGCAGAAAACCGTGgcaatttaaaaagtttttcttaaacattgtttttttttcaatctgcCGCACTTTAAGGGTTTATTCTCGTTttctagacatttttttttcaatcttttTAAACCCTCATAACCTGTTATTTAAACtcttataaattactttttggtcATAGCAGAATGTAATTATTGAGGGTTTAAATAACTTGTCCCTCTAAGCGTTATGACATCTTTTTGTGGTCATTCTTAAATTTACCGTGGTTTCTCGGTTCGTCTCTTGCTGGCCAAACTCTAGATAGTTAGACACGTAGTTAGagtaaattatagtaatataattacttgCTTACTCACAGCATTATACATAATCTACCTATCTAGTAATTACAAATTTTAGACACAtgaattagtaaaaaatatgaaatcggatttaatttaattttattgtaattatttattacgcatagttgacattttaattaaatttataacaattgAATAATGTTCTTATTATTAAAGCAATTAGAGGtactacatacaaaaaaaatatttgctatttttcTAGTCCATAATATGAGTCTGTGTTGGCGTACAAAGACTTACAGCTTGCGTGTCAGAAAAACCGCTTGGTACCTGCAACGACAAGACAATCGTGTTATGTTTACCCGTAACTGATgtagaaaactaaattaattgtattagtGGCAATTAAAAAACCTCATCCGCTCTTTTGCTTATTTTCGGTGGCTCGGTGCCTTTACGACTACTTAGCCTGAACGATTCATACCAAATCGGGACGCAAAGCTTTTAACCCCTATGAAAGCTATATATTtcctttaatttttttcttagttaTGTAATGATGCCAAAGATGCTACAATAAAAGATTATGATACTGACCACTGAGCTCCAAATGAACATGTGTACAAAGTGTAAGCGCCCTTGTCAAAGGTGGCTTTACTAGGTATTTCCTGGTAACAACCAAATTCTAATTTGGTAATTACCTACTTAGGTCCTAGTCCGTTATACACATAATGTACCTAATATTGTTACACATGTATATTTCTCAACTTTATGATTATTATAGAGAGACCATAATTTTAACAACAGATGAAACCGAGATTAGTATATAGTTAGGTAGATGaattacttactttttcttcAACATTTTGAATGCATAACCAAGTAGCTCCAACCATGTCGAGGATATTGGACATCTTATTTTTCAAACAGCTCAAAAACCGTTGAACAATGGTTAActgcataaaataaattgaaaaaatcatAATAGACCAATTACCCACCAAAATAACTAAGTAACTGACTTGAAGAGTACCCTGTTGTCTGCGGACCGCTGGGAGCTCACGAGTATGTTTCGCGTATATAATGTTTGGTTGGCACTGATCAGTGCTTCAGCATACCAGAgggtacttatttatatttcaattgaaAACTGTTTAACATTCTGTCATTAATTACTAATTGCATACACTATAATCAtgcagtaaataaaattaaatgatcgATTTTACCTACCTCCAGGTTTTTAGGCGTTGGCGTGATGATAGGGAAATTCCGAATGACACATAGTTTTGGATAAAGCAATGGTTCCCCGCGCCAAAATTGTATAGAATAATATGAACCTTCTTCTTCCGGCAAACGATATCCGTGCTAAGAATTTTATAGTAAACGATTagtcaaaagaaataaatatgaaccTACCTATATTCAATACCTACGTATTATGAGATTACGCAAAATTTACGTGCAGCCTGGCCTACACCTGACAGACATTTAGCTTACATTAATTAGCTGCTGAACTGTAAAAATTGGTGTTTTGTTTGCAAGTTTCACGTGCAtcggaggtatacaaaaaattacaattaaaattaaaatttcagagAAGCGTAATAAGGAACTGACCACTTTGATACAGTTACACCTTTTTTGATAcagaactatttattataatgtagataaaCTGTGTATGCCAAGGCTTTCTagtaagttgtcggactatagaaACTCAAAATGATTACTCAACTGACGTACAATATTCTTCCAGTGCCGACGTAGATCTTTATAACATCTAAACTTGCTTATTGTAGGAAATGCTTCATAATATTCATCGACCGTAGCTTTGTTTAAACTAGAATgatgaattaaacaaatttaaaaaaatcacacaaCTTGAAATCACTTACACATAGCTAAGTTCctaccaaaataaattaattttaaatatattaaaataaaaaatacccatTACTATTCCACTGTTGGGCGTATtaagggagggattaggccttgggtccaccacgctggatAAGTGCggttatttacttaatatattaaaataaaattatgtgcaCATACATTAtctagtactagctgacccgcgcaacttcgctcgcttgtcacataagagagaatcggtcaaaattttccccgtttttgtaacatttttcactggtactctgttcctattggtagtagcgtgatgatatatatagcctataaccatcctcgataaatggactatccaatactgaaataatttttcaaatcggaccagtagttcctgagattagcgcgttcaaacaaacaaactcttcagctttataatattaagtatagattaatttataaaaatattgctgaaCCTTGGTAAAACTCGAATCCATTCTCCAGGTGAAAAGATTTCATTGTTATTCATCAAGTTTATCTTGACTGCCGCTATATCCAAAGTAAGTACATGTTTATCTGTAATGTATGAAGTGTTTACGTTTTTCGTTATTtcctatttttgtaaaatcctCATAAAAATAACGAATTATAATCAAGGAACTTGTACCGTCTACTAATACGTTGTAACGGACGCCATCCTGGGGTccttttgtaagtaaaaaatcTCTATTATTAACCAAGTAGTTTTCTCCTATAGTGTTCCAAATAGGCGCGATTTTTGCACCCATAGTGTAATGGAAACACATTTGAAAAATATCAGGTGTAGTTGTTCGTATGGCACcatcctaaaataatatttttttatgtagtataAAAGCAGTTTGGGTACCTagtaaggaaaaataaaatatgatcttGTATTCGCCATACCCCAAAACAATGCATCGTTTAAACAGAGGTTTCAAAAAAGtagaattgaaaattaattgtgtttttacTTACTTGAACCAGTGAGAATTTCATAAAAAgagaatttaatttatcaaaatcgtcACCGGATTTTCGGAACACGACGTGTACTTGTTGTATGTCTTGTTTATCCGGAGATGCCAAAATTGATGAATTCGAGAAAATTATCATTCTAAAATAGGAGCAgcgattaaataaaaacattttctatacgCGGCTTCGTTACTAGgtaattattttcgtatttttactCGAACCTGCACTTAAGGATTTTCCAATGGTAATGCGATGGCGTAGATCTATCATGCttatcacaaatatttgcttttgcTACAATATAACCAAAATTATTTAGATCGAGGTTTGAAATATGTAACTTCATTTTTCACTAATAAATTATGCAGAAGTTTTAGCAAAAAAAAGCCCGCGAAAAGCTGAGGCAATCAGGCCAATGAGACAATAAGACGTCAATAGAGCAAAATACAGTCGTCATTCAAATTTTGAAAATCGAATTAAATGACGTCTAGTGTGTCTATAGACTCGACTTGAGGCTTAAAAAAGTTAATCTAGTAGACTGAGAATGGGTAGGTACTAGTATTTACTATTTTCAAATTAGgtaaattttaactattaagtttaataaaacaatttagaaatgttacttttttttattaaatcaaattaataataattaataagtaagtttatatAACTAATTTCGCTAAACATATTCCAGTTTTCGAAACAATATCAATCACAGAAAACTAGgcagataaattaatattaattattataaacgtaGAAAAATATCTCATTCATTTACAACATACTATCCCATCACATAATACCAATAGACAgtgcattatattattattgtcattgtcATTTACACCAACGCCAAATCAGAGGATCGTTGCGAGTTCTTGTTAAAAATGTAGGTTATAAGTTAAGGTCTAAGGCCTAAGGTCCAGGTCTAAGGCCTAGTATCAGCATCGGAAAGGGTCCTTCGGCATCGTCACAATGACATGCAATCGCACACTCAGACACTATGCCGTGGTATGCTGCAGCGCCTTTATGGATGTCGAGGAGTCTTTAAGCCTAAATGATCACACAAATTTAGCACTCCGTTGCATTTATCCGATTTATAGGATTATTTCATAGTTACTTAGTTATTACTTTGATTTTCAAACTGGTCACGTGCTTTACGCAATACTCCTTGGGTCTTATGAATTTCCCTACATATAGCACGTTGGACGCTTCTCTTGCGCAGATTTGCAGCGTTTAGTTGCATCAGAGTTTCCGCGAGTGTCGCCTTAGTCCTTGCTAGTTTCTGCTTCAGTGTTACGTTCTCTTCATACAATGAACCTGAAACAAACAAGTAACGTTgtgatattgatttattattttttaatggctAGATTGAATTTTATCAGTGCAAAAAGTCTGAAGTGTAGTTTTGTATTGATAGAGAAGTAGAAAGAGAAAAGATAAAGTAAGAGAAAATTCATATATCTCTTGCAGCTACGGACTCTTGCTAGCTGTAATTGTAAGCTGTACCATAGCCTCAGTAATTTTGCATCAAAATTACATGAAAACCATGACAAACTTTTCTCCTGATAACCATTACAATCCtagaataaaattgtgaacTTACGTGGTGATAAGGCAACAGCGTCATTATGTTCTAAGCTGGACAATCTATCGCTGTCTATGCCCTGATCGGGCGAGGTTGGCCTATCTTCTTCTGAAAGATTTTCATGTACTATAGCTATTTTGTTATTAGCTTCAACGGCTGTTTTACGCGTGACTTCTATTTCCAGTTGAGAATTAACTTCTAAGGCACTTGAAAGTTTTTCACGTGTTTCTTCGAGTTCTCTTTCTAGACGCAGTCTATCGTGCTGCGCGCGAGCTCGTTCTAACGCGGCTTGTGACGCTTGAACTGTCGCTTCGTCGGCAGCACGCCTAAGAGAACGCTCTGTTTCCATAAACGTAGCCTCTAACTCTTGTCTTTCTGCACGTAATCTCTCTGTGGTCTGGGCGGCATCAGTTAGTTTTTGCTCAATATCTTTAATACGATTCTCTAATGTCACAATTGTATTTCTTAATGTTTCTATGTCTTTGGTAGCTTCGGTCAATTTTGTTTCTTCTGACAATAAATGTTCTTTGAGTTCGTGATTTTCTGTGATAAGCTCATTTATTTGTTCCTTTGAAAATTCAAGTTTGCCGTTAAGATCATTGTTTTCTTCTTCAAGGTGTTCGCTTCGTTTGGTCAAATGATTCAACTCCTCAATCAAAGTTTCAGGTGAAGTTTTATCTGAGCGAGAACCATACGAGACTCGGGCGCGCCTTGTGCGATACTTGCTATTATCAGAGCTAGACTCACGCGCACCGACACCCGTATCACACAGACCCACGCGCGCAAGAGATACATTCCTGTCTGGCTCCGACCAACATTCCGATTCAGATATAACATCTGCCTGTGGGAAGTGTTTCAACAGAGCCTTTCTGTTGATGGAATATCTGTTATTGTCATCACTGCACATGCCGTGGTGTCCGAACATCATAGTCAAATCTTCTATTCGCAACGATTGTGATATATCGAGGTTACTCTCATCCATGGTAAGTTCCTCTGGAGCCATTGATTCATCTAATTCCAAGCCAACAGGTAAAGCTAAACTTTGTTCTAAAATACTTTCGGCCAATTTCTTCTTATCCTCTCCGAGCACACACCTGTAAATAGAACGTTTTATAAGCATACTTATGTGGGCGATAAAATTTCACgagattaatttataaaatcgtttttttttggtGGTTGGTGGTCCAGCTATTTAGTTTGATTTCAGGTACAATAACGAGAATGTTTAAGAACTTACTTATGTGATAACAATTTATCCAAGAAATAAGCCAATCCTTGTAATCTTCGTGTTAAGAGTTGTTGAAGATTCCTGAAATGAAGATATTACGTTGTTAGAATGTTTGtagtataaaaacatagaaAAGAGGTACAGAGCTGTAAGACAAATAAAGTAAGTACCCTGCTGCATCCACATTTTCAATCTTCTCGAAATGTTTCTGCAAATCTCTGACTTTACTTTCTAGATCTTTAATGTGTTCATCTTTACACTTCAGTATTTCTTCGTATTTTTCCAGTTGGGAGTCACTTACATGGGCGTATACCAATTCTTTATCCTAGAAACAAATACGTCATTTATACTCTTAACAAATCAGTTACTACAACGAAAAATCTTAGATTAGATACTTTAAATCTACAGGGTGCttactagttttattttcttgatttcCTTATCTTGTTGTTGAATTTTCTTCATGCATCCTTTTATCATTTGTAACGCTTTCCTGTTCTCCCTGCGCAATTTGACGAGTTCATCCAGTTCATCATTATTGACAGTTACGGCCAGGTAATCTCTGTAACGAAAAcaagattattataattttaccgATAGCTAAGAACTAAACAACGAGTTATATAAatgtacaattatatttacCCAGCCGACTCAGACTCTGCGCAAGTATCGTCAACCGGTTCCTTTTTTTCTGAAACCTGGTTAATAAAgcaaacattaaattaatattacttagcCTGGccgtaaaatgtaaattaaaaagaaataatatacaaaattattacctGTACTTGTGAAGTTATCTCTTTTTTCATAACAGTGCTATTGTTCAAGGACAATTCAACACTATCAGTTGATATGGAACCCTGAAAAAAAGAAAgtaaatgctttattttactATAGGCAGGACTTTGGTATTTGAAATTCTTGGGTGTGCTGCGTAAACATCGTCAAAGTAggaaaaaagacaaaacaatgtcgagaacaaaaaaaatattcgtccTCGTAATTTgcagtaattttaatatgagtAAAATGTTAAAGGATTAGTTTTCAGTTTTTTACCTGTTGTTCTAATACGTCAATGGCTTCTGCTGCAGCAGCTAGTAGCTCCTGTTTGTCAGTTAGTTGTCTCCTCAGCTCCTCTACCTCTACTTGAAGTCTCACATTATGTTCCAAAAGTCCCtgaaaaaagtgtttttctATGACTACCCGTAGTACCCATTGAATAAATCAAAGATGTTAAATAAAGCAATGAATCTTCATATTACAAAACCGTTTCAtattctttttacatttttaacagtaacaaaatattttcagactctggaaataataaaaaagaaacaattcgTCTTTCACTTTCGAATGTACACTACCAACGTACCTGGACTGCCGGTGGTGACCCAGTTCCCAATTTTTCTTCTAGAAAATATATCCTCAGTTTAAGGtgaaaattttcttttcttagtCCATTGAGCTGTTCTTCATATTGTTTCATGCTAACACCACTAGCAGTCGTTACATCTGAAGAGACAAATTACAATACACCTAAGaatgatgaaaaataaaaacaatagctAATGTACCTTACGACGACATTTAGGTCCAGGTTTAGTGACATTGTTTGTAACATATAACTCCAGAAGTAAGATAATCGAGTCGTTTATACGTACCGTGTCCTTCAGCTGTAGGAAGAGCCATTTCTTGTAACTTCCGCGGACTGGTGCTGTGAATAGAACACAACATTGTACTAATATGCTTGAACTCATTCTTTAATGACactaaattagtattaatttatatgGAGACCTATGGTGGTATATCTAAAGAACCCAAGGTCATAAACGTAACGTAAGCACgacagattatattattatgacggtTTTAAGTGAGATTAACAACCTTCGCGCCCTTTTCCCTACTAATAACGGATGGAAATTAATCTACGCGGTAATCTTGCCAAGCAGAATTTACAGACTCAAAAACTTTCTAAAGGATTGAGTTATTGTAAGATATtggatataatatatgtattattaaacaCAGGTCAgctaaaataaatcaattgcaGTTCTAGGCCTAGGAAATGAACTCGCTTTTCGAAATCCTTCCTACCTTCACAGGCAGCGACAAAATTTCGCATATACACAAACCCATTTTTATTGCCTAAGCATCACCATCATCATAGGCAATATTTTGCCCTTTAACCTTACTCCCAAATGCTACTAAACTTACTATCTATGGATTGGACTCAGATGTAATATATCTATCGGGTTAAaggttttattgtaattattttaccatAAAACAGCCTCAAATTGTTTACATAGTCAAACTTAATGACTACACAACAATCAAGTGTGAGGCGAATAAATTGATTGACGTCTATCTATACACACATTGAAACACTAGAATTTATTGCCGATGAGGTCAGAGCTGTGTGTGCTATATGCTCTGATATTGTTATCAATGCgtacataatatttagtttCGACTTCGCAATAActactaaagtattttattatattgccGGCAGCAAAGTTTTGTTACAGAATGCACTTTTTGACTCATATAGGGcataggtacttatattatattaggttgtaaaaaaagtaattaggCTTACCTAAAAGGGGACGCAATACCAGGTCCCCCTTGTTTAGCACTATGCATCCTGGGTAACGTTGCCatgttattaattaacttaattgaTTACACTATATAAAGTACACGTGCatcatcacaaaataaaattataattaacactTTCAAAACAGAACAAAACACAATATACAAAGAGCTCCAGTCGATGACGACTGAAAATAACGTGTCGAATATCGTTCTATTTGATGGCGatagtatttaaatgtaaacattaacatataattaaatataacacttCAATACCAATACAATGTCAACAAAGAAATGTGGAAAAAGGTAAATAAACAGTTGTGTAATTAGTAAATCTTATTTGCATCGTATTTGACGTGGTCCACGATCGGAGACTGAAATTAGGACGGGATGTGGGACTTCGAGCGGGATTCGGGGACGATCGCATATCATCGACGCAGAGAAAGAGAGCCGCGTAGTACGCACATGTAAACCAGCGGTATGGTTACAAGCGGGAATAGAAAACTGAAAGAGATAGATGCTGCGTTGCTAGACGGAGAAAAAAAAGGGCAAGGCGGATACTGTGAACTACAGTCCACACAACGTACAGACCGAAATAGAAGTGGCGGTGCATTAAGTTCGCCGTGTTCCAAATTTTCGATTTATGCCTTACTTCCTGCTTTCGTGTTAATATTAGATGACAATCTATAATTGCCTACGTAAGAGTAATAACAAACAGAAACTATTATTGACAAGACGTTACATGTGTTTATTGACAAACTTAACAGTGTGTTTTagaacaagatttttttttataaagatatctTATGTACttagtcattattttataaaaaggtacATTCACATAATATGTTTTCATGCGAGTCATAGGATCACAGTGTAACGAAAATAACTAGTTTTAGTAGTCtgtatattagtattaattttaGGGTAGATTTAGTAATCTACcctaaatactaataataaataatattacaaatgcgaaaatCTGTTGTTGCGCTATAATGGCGAAACTCGCAGATATGCATAAATTGCGGTTGTGTATAGAAGCccatataggtacatttttaacaTACGATACGTTACGTAACTGTTACATCATGGGGAAAACTCTGCGTCATACCTAGGCGGGTTTAACTATTCCACAATTTGTTTTAGGGTTGAAAACAGtactaagtatattaaatagtaTTATACTAGTTATATATTTCGGCGTGAGAACCTAATCCGCTAGTAATTTTTTAAGGAAAGGAATTAATAAGTCTTTTTTGATATCAAGAATACAGATAATTTGGATATAATGTTCTTTAGCCATCCTTGTATCTCCACTCACGAATGCAAAATATAGTAcctagtacctatgtattttgtattattgcGATTTATTGGGAAAGGACACCAGACTAGACTTCCTTTGAcatttcgtttaaaaaaaaagaatcaatTCAATCAATCATATACAGAAACAACTCTTATAGtgtggtttaaaataatatgtccTATTTATATACtacaccatattattataatgctgaGATAGCAGGCGTAACGAAATACCGCCGCACGAaaagtaacgccatctagcaaTTCAAAAATGAAGTTTTCATGGAGACAgtacaattatttgaaaaagtaaacataaaaaaacaaaggaGGGTAAAAATAATGACACCTTGTACATACAACCAACacaatttttttctaatttcaaaATAGGTGTTTGTTTGGGAGATTTTATcagaaacaaaattttataggtGGAAGTAAACATTCTAACATTTTTAGACAGCTGTAACTGGTCAGTACAGTATATTTTCCAGCCTTTGCACACAAATAATGGTCAGTTTTACCATagtctgaaaataataaaaaccataGTAACCAGTAAGTAGAATTTATCCTATAGCTTCCTAGTTTTGGGTGACAGTATGCATTTACAGAACAAGTTCGAATGAGAGTTACAGAACAATTTGTTAAATGACCAGTTTTATAAGTACtaagttattatcatttttTCATTCTAACATTGTTGTGTATATCCATATAAATAGATGctagctttaaaaaaaatgtacttattatgaTCACCTTTATTAGAAAGTAAGCTTTTAAGgttttaaaacttcaaaaaaatatataaaaaagtagttaGATTAgggaattttataattttagatattgtaaaaccaatatttttttaagtgtaatGCATGATGTTGTATACCATATTCTGATAagctaataattaataaattatatgccATCAATAGATGggctaaaatataatagaaaatggTCAATCTTTAGGCATTTGCTGCCTACACAAGTAATTGCACTAATGTTTTATTGGTCTATTAAGCCTTTTCTACTACCAGGCATATATTATTGTATGACCACTTATGCACTTATTTGGCCgcattcaaacattttttaaatgattcaAGATCTGTAATCCAGCACAGACAAATAATATCAGTTCATGTCACTTTATAGTGAataccaaattaaataaataattttgtcttgACAAAGTCAACCAGTACTCTGTCACGGtcaatattatttgatgaaGTTACAAACTAgtctatctaaaaaaaaatgtaaacttaaTAACTAGTAATTTACAAGTAATAGATCATTCAATGCAGCTCTGTGGAGGGCTCCTGAACTCAAAATTTAAGTTAATATCATGTCAGTAACATATCCTGGTAAACTTTACTTTTCCTTGGGTTTTCTGTTACAACAAACTCAGGTTTAAGccaaaaattttaatgaaataacgATTTTAAGAATAAAAGCTAGGTAGTTTTGAGTCattgcaataatattataataaataattagtgaGGAATCTATTGGTCCTTTGGCTTATACTTTAATtaagcttttaaattttttacacaTAAGACGAAATAGAAAAAGGCCGTGTTCAACGGCCAGTGCTAAAGCAGGTGAGAGTTTCAATAGAACATGCAAGTGTCgtgt of the Anticarsia gemmatalis isolate Benzon Research Colony breed Stoneville strain chromosome 3, ilAntGemm2 primary, whole genome shotgun sequence genome contains:
- the LOC142986758 gene encoding uncharacterized protein C18orf63-like; this translates as MKLHISNLDLNNFGYIVAKANICDKHDRSTPSHYHWKILKCRMIIFSNSSILASPDKQDIQQVHVVFRKSGDDFDKLNSLFMKFSLVQDGAIRTTTPDIFQMCFHYTMGAKIAPIWNTIGENYLVNNRDFLLTKGPQDGVRYNVLVDGTNKHVLTLDIAAVKINLMNNNEIFSPGEWIRVLPSLNKATVDEYYEAFPTISKFRCYKDLRRHWKNIHGYRLPEEEGSYYSIQFWRGEPLLYPKLCVIRNFPIITPTPKNLELTIVQRFLSCLKNKMSNILDMVGATWLCIQNVEEKVPSGFSDTQAVSLCTPTQTHIMD
- the LOC142987336 gene encoding uncharacterized protein LOC142987336 isoform X2, producing MADLTTEVCLITSPRKLQEMALPTAEGHDVTTASGVSMKQYEEQLNGLRKENFHLKLRIYFLEEKLGTGSPPAVQGLLEHNVRLQVEVEELRRQLTDKQELLAAAAEAIDVLEQQGSISTDSVELSLNNSTVMKKEITSQVQVSEKKEPVDDTCAESESAGDYLAVTVNNDELDELVKLRRENRKALQMIKGCMKKIQQQDKEIKKIKLDKELVYAHVSDSQLEKYEEILKCKDEHIKDLESKVRDLQKHFEKIENVDAAGNLQQLLTRRLQGLAYFLDKLLSHKCVLGEDKKKLAESILEQSLALPVGLELDESMAPEELTMDESNLDISQSLRIEDLTMMFGHHGMCSDDNNRYSINRKALLKHFPQADVISESECWSEPDRNVSLARVGLCDTGVGARESSSDNSKYRTRRARVSYGSRSDKTSPETLIEELNHLTKRSEHLEEENNDLNGKLEFSKEQINELITENHELKEHLLSEETKLTEATKDIETLRNTIVTLENRIKDIEQKLTDAAQTTERLRAERQELEATFMETERSLRRAADEATVQASQAALERARAQHDRLRLERELEETREKLSSALEVNSQLEIEVTRKTAVEANNKIAIVHENLSEEDRPTSPDQGIDSDRLSSLEHNDAVALSPRSLYEENVTLKQKLARTKATLAETLMQLNAANLRKRSVQRAICREIHKTQGVLRKARDQFENQSNN
- the LOC142987336 gene encoding uncharacterized protein LOC142987336 isoform X1 gives rise to the protein MATLPRMHSAKQGGPGIASPFSTSPRKLQEMALPTAEGHDVTTASGVSMKQYEEQLNGLRKENFHLKLRIYFLEEKLGTGSPPAVQGLLEHNVRLQVEVEELRRQLTDKQELLAAAAEAIDVLEQQGSISTDSVELSLNNSTVMKKEITSQVQVSEKKEPVDDTCAESESAGDYLAVTVNNDELDELVKLRRENRKALQMIKGCMKKIQQQDKEIKKIKLDKELVYAHVSDSQLEKYEEILKCKDEHIKDLESKVRDLQKHFEKIENVDAAGNLQQLLTRRLQGLAYFLDKLLSHKCVLGEDKKKLAESILEQSLALPVGLELDESMAPEELTMDESNLDISQSLRIEDLTMMFGHHGMCSDDNNRYSINRKALLKHFPQADVISESECWSEPDRNVSLARVGLCDTGVGARESSSDNSKYRTRRARVSYGSRSDKTSPETLIEELNHLTKRSEHLEEENNDLNGKLEFSKEQINELITENHELKEHLLSEETKLTEATKDIETLRNTIVTLENRIKDIEQKLTDAAQTTERLRAERQELEATFMETERSLRRAADEATVQASQAALERARAQHDRLRLERELEETREKLSSALEVNSQLEIEVTRKTAVEANNKIAIVHENLSEEDRPTSPDQGIDSDRLSSLEHNDAVALSPRSLYEENVTLKQKLARTKATLAETLMQLNAANLRKRSVQRAICREIHKTQGVLRKARDQFENQSNN